In Triticum aestivum cultivar Chinese Spring chromosome 5B, IWGSC CS RefSeq v2.1, whole genome shotgun sequence, the following proteins share a genomic window:
- the LOC123111479 gene encoding cyclin-D3-2, with the protein MAFAALFVDSLYCPEEHHDLFQEPAEEQWPEQQPPVALDDDLPALFEVFRGKEEVLLQEGGDGYGGDARRQAAVGWATRAAARLGFSALTAALAAAYLDRCFLSGGVLRLGDQPWMARLAAVACVALAAKVEETRVPVLLDLQLCAAESAGDADVFDAKTVRRMELLVLSALAWRMHPVTPFSFLHPVLAAARLRQCESVLLAVMPDWSWPRYRPSAWAAAALLATAGYGSGDGDAELLALINAPEDEVAECVKILSGEAAAGFMGFGGDNKRKRAAAGLHSPPLSPIGVIGAAAYFSCESSSSSADSRSGAAAAWPGSVSVSSSPEPPGRPLKRATATALMLPPDEESRDAWR; encoded by the exons ATGGCCTTTGCCGCGCTCTTTGTTGACTCGCTGTACTGCCCAGAGGAGCACCACGACCTGTTCCAGGAGCCGGCCGAGGAGCAGTGGCCGGAGCAGCAGCCACCGGTGGCTCTTGACGACGACCTGCCGGCGCTGTTCGAGGTGTTCAGGGGCAAGGAGGAGGTGCTGCTGCAGGAGGGAGGCGACGGGTACGGCGGCGACGCGAGGAGGCAGGCAGCGGTGGGGTGGGCGACGCGCGCGGCGGCCAGGCTGGGCTTCTCCGCCCTCACGGCCGCGCTCGCCGCCGCGTACCTCGACCGTTGCTTCCTCAGCGGCGGTGTGCTGCGGCTCGGGGACCAGCCGTGGATGGCGCGGCTCGCCGCCGTGGCCTGCGTGGCGCTCGCCGCCAAGGTGGAGGAGACGCGGGTGCCCGTGCTCCTCGACCTCCAGCTCTGCGCCGCCGAGAGCGCCGGCGACGCCGACGTGTTCGATGCCAAGACGGTGCGCCGGATGGAGCTCCTCGTGCTCTCAGCGCTCGCTTGGCGGATGCACCCCGTCACGCCCTTCTCCTTCCTCCACCCCGTCCTAGCCGCCGCGCGCCTGCGCCAGTGCGAGAGCGTCCTGCTCGCGGTAATGCCAG ATTGGAGCTGGCCACGGTACCGCCCGTCGGCGTGGGCTGCGGCGGCATTGCTCGCGACGGCCGGCTACGGCAGTGGCGACGGCGACGCAGAGCTCTTGGCGCTCATCAACGCCCCCGAG GATGAGGTGGCGGAGTGCGTCAAGATCCTctccggggaggcggcggcgggcttcATGGGCTTCGGCGGCGACAATAAGCGCAAGCGCGCGGCAGCGGGGCTGCACTCGCCGCCGCTGAGCCCGATCGGCGTGATCGGCGCGGCGGCATACTTCAGCTGCGAGAGCTCGTCCAGCAGCGCGGACTCACGGTCCGGCGCCGCCGCTGCGTGGCCGGGGTCAGTCTCCGTGTCCTCCTCCCCAGAGCCCCCCGGCCGGCCGCTCAAGCGCGCCACCGCCACGGCGTTGATGCTTCCGCCGGACGAGGAGAGCCGCGACGCCTGGCGTTAG